The following DNA comes from Dermacentor andersoni chromosome 2, qqDerAnde1_hic_scaffold, whole genome shotgun sequence.
AGATAGCCTGATTCATGCACCCTTGTTAGGAGATGAAGAAGCAAGTCCTAAAGGTGCAGGATATGAGGAACCAAGTGCACAAGATGCAGTCGGTGAATTAATGCAGTATAGTGAGGCGCTTGATTGCGCAACGCAAACTACCGATGACCTTCTACCGCGCAAGCAGTCGGATTCGAGGACTATAAACCGAATGAGAGTGCAATTGTTCAGGAAAGCAGATGCTATCGGGAGACTGCAGCGAGAAAACAGCCGCCTAAAAAAGAAGCTCAGTGGTTTTGAAAACCACGCTCTCCACTCAGCGTTGAGAAAGTGCTTGGACAAGGTCGGCACAGCCCAGTTCTGCTTAGAAGACTGCCTAGCGGAACAGATCGCCAATGCGTCAAGGCAACGGCCCGTGTGGTCTCCAGACTTTGTCCGGGAATGTGTAGTCTTGTACTACTTGTCCCCTAAGGCATACCGTTACATACGCAACAGAGGACTGCTGAAATTGCCTTCAAAAAACACGCTACTTCGCTATGTTGGCAAATCCAACAGTGAAAGTGGGATCACACCATTAATGAAAGAACGCCTAAAGCAAGAGGTGGGGCAGCTGAAAGAGCAAGCGCGGTTTTCCTCAATTATTGTGGATGAAATGGCTATAAGCTCCAAATACATCTACGATCGTAAAATGGACTGCTTTTTTGGTCAGCAAACTGTGAGAGAAGACGCTGGGACAGGAGAGAATGTAAACAACATCGTGCTTGCCAACAAGGTGCTGTGTTTCGTTGCAACAGGCCTGTCCACGTCGTACAAAATTCCTTGTGGCTTTTTCTTCACTAACCGATTAAGTGGCAAGCTCCTGTATCAGCTGACAAAAGAAGTGATCGCTGAAGTTGAAAAGTGTGGCCTCTACGTCGTCCGGATCGTCACGGATAACCACAAGATTAATGTCACAATGATGCGCCACCTGGGCAATGGCTCCCTCAAGCCAGTGGTCAGTCATCCATGTGATCCAGAAAGAAGCCTATTCTTGTCCTTTGACCAGTGTCATATTATAAAAAACGTGCGAAGCCTTCTTCTGGACGGGGAAATGACAGATGGCAGTCAGCCAATAACTGGAGAGTTTGTGAAGCAGCTCTATGTCCTTCAAAAAAACGAGATTGTGAAACCAGTTCGATTCCTGACACAGAAACACATAGAGCCAACTAATTTTGAGAAGATGCATGTGGGCAGAGCAGTGCAGCTGTTTTCCGATGAAGTTATCTCGGCGCTTTCCTTTTTGAAAGAATACCCCAGTTACCACCCTCAGGCAGAACAGTTCAGGAACGCAGACGCAACAATATTGTTTATGAAGATGATGCAGAAGTGGTTTTCCATCCACAATGTGGCCAACCGAACAGCACATGTGCATATGAGAAAGCCTGACCAAATGCACTTTTTTTGCGCTACCGACGAACGCCTACAATGGCTTGAGAAGGAGTTCCCAGACTACCTCGAAACTCTCTACAATGCCTGTAAAAGGAGCGGGAAAAAGTTTCTTAGTGCTGAAACCTACGAAGCTATCTTGCTGACAAGCAAATCTACGGTACTATGCATTAAGTACCTTCTCGAGAGCGGCTTCTTTTATGTTTTAACAAGGAACTTCTCGAGCGACCCCGTCGAGCTCCTCTTCAGTTCTTTGCGGCAAATGGCTGGCGGCAACGACTGTCTCGATGCAAGAGCCGTGACATTTAGCCTGGAGAGGATCTTGCGGACTGGCAGCCTGTGCCCATCCCAAGCTTCAAACGTTGAAAACGGACAGAATGTTTTGAGGTACGTGCATTTTATTTGAGCTCCGGGACGAGTGCTCATAGTTGGGAACTGGTTGTATCTTGTTTCAAAATAGAAAGCTTATCACATTTCAGGCCCTTGCACAACTAAGATTTCACGATGCGAGCAGCTACTAGTGTTGTAGCCTGCCGGCTGACTGGAATTTTTTACAGTTCAGAACACACGAGCACGCAAATCCTGCTGTGCCGATGGGCAATATGTCTTACAAGCAGTTTTTGGTTTTATGTGGCTGCTGCTTAGTAGTGGTGGTAACTGTTTTACATGTATTGCAGTATGCATGGTGCCTCCCTGAATGTGACGTCCTCCGAATTTGATGTTCCGGCTGAAGCAAAAGCACAGGCAACCACGCATGATTCGACCGAGACAGCGCAAGTTGCCCCAGCCAGGTATATCTTGCATCAAATGTTTCTCAAGAGCTTACGCTTGGCTGGCTCGCTGGACTACTAGTGCTGTTCTTTTGCAGCCAACAGCGATTCGTCTAATACATATATTTGGCTGATATGAATAGTGTGCATATTTTTGTTTCAGGTTCACGGGCACTGAAGATTTTGTGATGCACATTGACGAGCTCTTCACATCCCTGAAAGCGATGCCTCGTGAGTGCACACTCGTTCACCTACTCCACCCATGTGAAGTGCCACCAAAAAGCGATCATTTCGCGTTATGTCAAGGCTATAACAACTGAGTGGTATCAATGcccaaaatttgaaaattttgaGGGAATGCACGTTGAGTGGCGATATGATAAATGTCATATTTGGTTTATGCACAAGCTTTGTCTACATGCTGTCTAAAATTTGCTCTGCGAAACGTTTTTATAGGTTAGTgccaaaagcagttttttttgtGCTTTCACAAATGGGAATACATTGCAGAATGTCTAGCTCCATATACTAATATGGGTATGTTCTATTTCAGTGCAGCGGCCCCCATCAACCATAGCAAATGCCAGCATCGCTTATATAGCAGGGTTCGTGGCGAGAGCAGTTGAGGAGCGGAGAACATGCAGCTTCTGCCCTCCCCTCCACCAGTCGGATGGACCCAGCCCCGTGCTGATGGGGCTTATTGACCTGCAATCAAGGGGTGGGCTAACATTCCCAAGGTCAGAATTTGTCACGGTCCTTGTGACCGTTAAGAAGGCTGTTGACATTGCCCTGCCGCACATAAAAAAGAGCAACGTGCGTCAGCAGCTGGCTGAACTGTTATTGCCTCGACTAGAGCAGTGCCCCCTTTTCGTTTGCCCAGCAAGGGAGGACCACGCCGCAAGCACACTATCTGTAGTGTTTGATAAGTTCATGAGGCCACTCCTCGCCaacgtcggcgctactgtgacaGACAGGGCTGCTTACCGCAAGAAGCTGGCCTGCAAGCCACTGCACAGGAAAGTGCTCCGTGTTTAAAATAAACACAATGTAAAAACGGATGCCGAACAATATGGCTCCGATTTTGCCTTTGTAAATAAAATGTCATTTATCCTCAAATGGTTTTATCTGTCCTCCTGCCAAGCTGTAGCTTCGGCGCTTTAAACCCTCTTTCTTGCTTGCCGCGCGCGAAAGAATAAAAACGAGACCAAATTCGCCTCAGTTCCAACCATGCACAACGTAAAAAAAAACCTTATGCATTGCAGGCTTTTATTTATTTGGGGATACTGCTAGCCTCTTTCGAGGCTGTAGCAGGATTGGGGTACAATATGATACATTTGAACGCGTCACAAAAGAGCCATCTACAAAAAGGAAGCCCGACATTTGAGTGGGACAATGCATTCAGTGGCATCTGCAAGCGTTAAAAGCTAAACATATTACACGCATGTAAGTACAAATCACATTTGTACCATTTCTAGAGGAAAACTGACAGAACTCCTTGATCTCTATATATCAAAAGTAATTTCAGGTTCTAAACTAATATGTAAAAgaactgcagaaaaaaataatCCTTTCCGCTCAACTGTAAAATGTTCCGTGTTTTCAAACCATGCACGgctacagaaataaagaaaattgccTGTGTGTTGTGAAACGAACGCTCTCATGACGATCTGCCTCACCCCGGTCCTAAGTCTTCGTCATAATTTAAAAAGCAATTGCCTAATTGCACCAGTCAGCTACTTGTGCTGTGCGATAATTTTCTAGTGCGCGTCGCACACAGACTGCGAAAACTGCGTTTTCGTCCTCTGCGCCCGTCCGCATCAGGCAAAGCGAGCCTTGGGTTGCGCGCGCCACGGTGCGGCGAGAGGAGCAGTCACACCACTTTCTCCGATTACGCTCTCTCCGTGCGAATGGAATGGCCGGAGCAACGGAACGGAGCCGATCGCGGAGGCCACGttctacgtagcgtagataccgcggtcgcctcagggtgccgccacgagtccactggctaagcggactgcggctcgctgaggacaaccgcgtgcACCTTaagtttggcgcgtcgtaggcgccgAAATCGGAAacagtggcgtctacgttaacaacCGTAATGCAATTAGAACTGGAAGCCGCGGTTACATTTAGTAGCTGGGGCGTTATGGGAacgccccgctccgccgtagccttcgccgTGCGAGCGGAAGCAAAGCGAAGGGCGTGTTTGATTGCGAATAAGTCCGCTTCTGTTGAACGCATTGAGGTGccttctgaaatagcctattctGCCTTCAAATGCATTTTTCTCCACTTCGAGGAGCTCTTGGAAATCGCTGGTGTGCGGCTTTTGGTGGCACAAGACGGGCGTCGGAACGTAAGGTGTCTCTCCTAATTTTACGCTCGAAATACCGTTTCAAAGGAGGCAGTTAGTTACGCGCCAATTCAATGCTTTACGTAAGTTGCTGTTTCACGCAATAACCCAAGGAAAAATTGTCGCTGCGCCTTAACGATGTGACGCAACCCGTGGGGCTATAGGGCGGCGATCGAGCTGAAGGCGTGAAAGGGTGTCAAAGCTACCTGCCGGCGTCACATAAAATGCCTTTCTTTGAGTCGCATTGTAATGGACCGGAGAACCGTAATCCGAACATTCTGGGAAAAAGCAACTGGTTCACTATCATACGGGCTTAAATCAGCCAGGTTTGCGGAACGAGCGCTGAGGAGGCGCATGAACTAACGATAGCGTTTGCCATCACTACGAGACCGCACTGGGAATGCTTCATATACTGACGTGCTGGTACTTTCAGGTGACATGAAAAGATTTTTGCAGGGCCAAAATTTTTAGGGCCGCACATCACATTCTTAGGGTAGTCCACCAACTTCCACCGTACACACACATCGTGTGGACTCTAGGCAGACTTGTACACATTGCAACACCTTGAAAAAATGTAGCTGATCACGGTTAATAATTAGAGCCCCATGAAGATAACTAAATAAGTAATAAAAATTAACGGTACTTTCCGTTCCACATTTATTACAACTGCACAACTACAGTAAATAGAACGAGCTAGACTAGTTTATTCAATGCGTCCTACGCCGCGCTTCACACGTTGTTTATTTTAACTAATTGCCTTTTCCAAATTTGCTTCGGTAATACTCCCTCGTTTTCTCGCGAAGACATCTGCAGTGACACTGAAAGCTGGCTCGATGAGCGCACTGGAGAGAAGGGCTGTGTTGCAAAGTACGAACACCTTGCTCACAAGGCAGGACCCTAAGTAGTAACGGCACATGGATCACCACGTGTGTTGTTATTACTGACCGAGCGATTAAAGCAGGTCAAACGGTGGACAAATTGGGCAAACTAAACAACGCCAACTGTTTTTATACATTGTAAGCGATCACTGCACAGCAGCAAGAGAAGCAGTTGTCACGATGGCTTTTCATTAGTTCGTAAACACGTTTACATGCAGTGGTAGCATGTATATACGCGCCTGTGAAACTGCAACACGGTAAGTATTCCGACAAAACAAAAATGGAACTGCGCTCTGCCATCCAACTACTTGCAGACCCATACCCGCGCGTAAGGTCCGGACCCGTTGCTGTGGCTATATGAACTGACATTTTTAGGTTTTGATTGCTTGATGCGTTAAATGAAGGTACACATGTGATGTGACGCCATCGAAGAAATAATCCACACCCGCCCACCACGGCTatgggtggcgctggctaacagtccCAGTGTTGGATCTAGTAAACACCCGAGTTAGTGGACGAATCGATAGCGGTCGCCGTAGCACAAGTCGTAGTGATACGCACGCTTAATGCAGACGTTGTGGGTTCGCTTCCCACAGGCGGCGAGTTATTTTTTCGTCCACTGTCATTTCCCGTTTCCCCCATTGGTTATCTGCATTTCAATTTCAGCCACAACTAATTTCCCCCGTTGCTTTACTTGGCTTCATCTTCtcttggctttatatggt
Coding sequences within:
- the LOC126538466 gene encoding uncharacterized protein, translated to MYCSMHGASLNVTSSEFDVPAEAKAQATTHDSTETAQVAPARFTGTEDFVMHIDELFTSLKAMPLQRPPSTIANASIAYIAGFVARAVEERRTCSFCPPLHQSDGPSPVLMGLIDLQSRGGLTFPRSEFVTVLVTVKKAVDIALPHIKKSNVRQQLAELLLPRLEQCPLFVCPAREDHAASTLSVVFDKFMRPLLANVGATVTDRAAYRKKLACKPLHRKVLRV